Proteins co-encoded in one Sander vitreus isolate 19-12246 chromosome 9, sanVit1, whole genome shotgun sequence genomic window:
- the LOC144523230 gene encoding interferon-induced protein 44-like isoform X2 — MKSRKLQNLKVHGELSPGNLKCPAHCCAAAMMSSCSYRKKKELMETVKMYKPTVSSVPQVRVLLIGPVGAGKSSFFNSINSVFRGHVTSQAIAGSSTTSLTTQFRTYSVKAGRDGKLLPIILCDTMGLEESTGAGLDIDDISSILKGHLPDRYQFNPSAPLHSETSGYRKSPGLKDKIHCVAYVTDACKISIMPTKLEEKLNAIRRKVNLMGIPQLVLVTKVDEACPLVKEDVRNVYKSGYIKEILQEVSARLGVPVSCVVPVKNYSEELELDPNCDVLLLSAIIQMLRFGDNYFDEISDQFSNIEIKE, encoded by the exons ATGAAGTCAAGG AAACTACAGAACTTGAAAGTCCATGGAGAACTATCACCTGGGAATCTGA AATGTCCAGCTCATTGCTGCGCAGCAGCTATGATGTCTTCTTGTTCCTACAGGAAGAAGAAGGAGCTGATGGAGACTGTTAAGATGTACAAACCCACAGTCAGCTCTGTGCCCCAGGTTCGGGTTCTGCTCATTGGACCAGTTGGAGCTGGAAAGTCCAGCTTCTTTAATTCTATCAACTCTGTATTCAGAGGCCACGTCACCAGCCAGGCCATCGCTGGCAGCTCTACCACCAGCCTCACCACACAG TTTCGCACTTACTCAGTGAAAGCTGGGCGAGACGGAAAACTTTTGCCAATCATCTTGTGTGATACCATGGGATTGGAGGAAAGCACAGGGGCAGGGCTTGATATAGATGACATCAGCAGCATCCTTAAAGGTCATCTGCCAGACCGTTATCAG TTCAACCCCTCTGCTCCTCTGCATTCGGAGACCAGCGGCTATCGTAAGTCTCCAGGGCTTAAGGACAAGATCCACTGTGTGGCCTATGTCACTGATGCCTGCAAGATCTCCATCATGCCCACAAAGCTGGAGGAGAAGCTGAATGCTATCCGCAGAAAGGTCAACTTAATGG GGATTCCTCAGCTGGTCCTGGTCACTAAAGTAGATGAAGCCTGCCCTTTGGTGAAAGAGGACGTGAGAAACGTTTACAAGAGTGGCTACATCAAGGaaatt CTGCAGGAGGTCAGCGCTCGGCTCGGTGTGCCAGTGTCCTGTGTTGTTCCTGTGAAGAACTACAGCGAGGAGTTGGAGTTGGACCCGAACTGTGACGTCCTGCTGCTCAGCGCCATCATCCAGATGCTTCGCTTCGGAGATAATTACTTTGATGAGATCAGTGACCAATTCAGCAACATTGAAATCAAAGAATAG
- the LOC144523230 gene encoding interferon-induced protein 44-like isoform X1, translating into MNSMLSNSQQKTICSQLGRVKLQLLYKASIHGFTGAAFHQLCDNHCPTLSVGYNASGYVFGGYTKQPFSQSGQYVHDDQAFLFTFSGEKLLKYHVTGPANAVRMMANSGPYFGEALVLVNGSKAVVYNSPGNYYNFNAAEMHGNDLNLTECEVYEVKETTELESPWRTITWESEKKKELMETVKMYKPTVSSVPQVRVLLIGPVGAGKSSFFNSINSVFRGHVTSQAIAGSSTTSLTTQFRTYSVKAGRDGKLLPIILCDTMGLEESTGAGLDIDDISSILKGHLPDRYQFNPSAPLHSETSGYRKSPGLKDKIHCVAYVTDACKISIMPTKLEEKLNAIRRKVNLMGIPQLVLVTKVDEACPLVKEDVRNVYKSGYIKEILQEVSARLGVPVSCVVPVKNYSEELELDPNCDVLLLSAIIQMLRFGDNYFDEISDQFSNIEIKE; encoded by the exons ATGAACTCCATGTTAAGCAATAGCCAGCAGAAAACTATCTGCTCCCAGCTGGGAAGAGTCAAACTCCAGCTGCTGTACAAGGCCAGTATCCATGGTTTCACTGGTGCAGCCTTTCACCAACTATGTGACAACCACTGTCCCACATTGTCTGTGGGCTACAACGCCTCTGGTTATGTGTTTGGAGGCTACACCAAACAACCTTTCAGTCAGTCTGGACAGTATGTGCATGATGACCAGGCCTTTCTTTTCACCTTCAGTGGAGAAAAGCTCCTCAAGTATCATGTCACCGGTCCTGCTAACGCAGTGAGAATGATGGCTAACTCTGGTCCATATTTTGGAGAGGCGTTGGTTCTTGTCAATGGAAGCAAAGCAGTAGTGTATAACAGTCCAGGAAATTATTACAACTTTAATGCTGCAGAAATGCATGGCAATGACCTCAACCTGACTGAGTGTGAAGTCTATGAAGTCAAGG AAACTACAGAACTTGAAAGTCCATGGAGAACTATCACCTGGGAATCTGA GAAGAAGAAGGAGCTGATGGAGACTGTTAAGATGTACAAACCCACAGTCAGCTCTGTGCCCCAGGTTCGGGTTCTGCTCATTGGACCAGTTGGAGCTGGAAAGTCCAGCTTCTTTAATTCTATCAACTCTGTATTCAGAGGCCACGTCACCAGCCAGGCCATCGCTGGCAGCTCTACCACCAGCCTCACCACACAG TTTCGCACTTACTCAGTGAAAGCTGGGCGAGACGGAAAACTTTTGCCAATCATCTTGTGTGATACCATGGGATTGGAGGAAAGCACAGGGGCAGGGCTTGATATAGATGACATCAGCAGCATCCTTAAAGGTCATCTGCCAGACCGTTATCAG TTCAACCCCTCTGCTCCTCTGCATTCGGAGACCAGCGGCTATCGTAAGTCTCCAGGGCTTAAGGACAAGATCCACTGTGTGGCCTATGTCACTGATGCCTGCAAGATCTCCATCATGCCCACAAAGCTGGAGGAGAAGCTGAATGCTATCCGCAGAAAGGTCAACTTAATGG GGATTCCTCAGCTGGTCCTGGTCACTAAAGTAGATGAAGCCTGCCCTTTGGTGAAAGAGGACGTGAGAAACGTTTACAAGAGTGGCTACATCAAGGaaatt CTGCAGGAGGTCAGCGCTCGGCTCGGTGTGCCAGTGTCCTGTGTTGTTCCTGTGAAGAACTACAGCGAGGAGTTGGAGTTGGACCCGAACTGTGACGTCCTGCTGCTCAGCGCCATCATCCAGATGCTTCGCTTCGGAGATAATTACTTTGATGAGATCAGTGACCAATTCAGCAACATTGAAATCAAAGAATAG